TAGTCATTTTGTAAGACTGGCCCATCGAGTCATACACTGTCGACGACGTCGAGCGGTTGTATGTTGTTGGGTCAGTAATATCAAACTGAAGTGGATCTTTCAGCTCACCATCCGCTGGAAGGTTCACGGCCATCTCTACATTTTCAGTCGGCTTTGGTCGGCCATATTCTGCCGGAACATTTAGCGGTTCAGGCTCATAAGACGCTACTTCACCATTTTCCGGGTTCACACGATAACCCAGTAGGTACTCTTCGTTAGAAGTCACCATGTAGTTATCTTTGTTTAGGTGGAAAGCACCATTGCGAGTCATTTCGTTTTGTTGCGGTTGCAAACGGTCTTTCGCTACCGCAAAAAATCCGGTACCTGAAATACGTAGATCCATCGGGTTGTTAGTATAAATACTTGAACCTTCATGGAATTGCTGAGCAACTTTACTTGCCTGAGCACCGCCACCTACCGCTGTTTTCGCATTAGTAAACAGTGAGTTAGAATATACATCACCGAATTCTGCACGCGATTCTTTAAAGCCGAAAGTGTTGGCGTTCGCAATGTTGTTACTGGTTGTGTTTAGATCTAATTGAGCAGACGCTAGTCCACTAAGTGCAATATATGACATCCCAAAATTCTCCTATCTAGCCGGCGTTGCCTTACGCCTTACCAACTTCAAGTACTTCAGCTAGTCGAACTGGCGATTCAAAGCCAGCCAGATTGAGCAGTACATTACCATCACCATTACCAAGAAGTACGCTGTTCACGTTCGCATAAGTCGACGTCTCGAACTCACGTTGCTCCCCGTCTAGTAAACCATTCGCTTTTACAGAATATTTACCAGCTGGCAATGCGTTACCGTTTTCATCTAATCCGTCCCACGTCACCTTGGAGTCGCCAGCAGGTTTAGCACCCACATCTAATGTGCGAACCAACTGACCCTGTTCATTCGTGATACGGACGAACAGGTTATCCAGTGCTTGTGGTAGTTTGACCATCGCGGACATACCACCATCAGCAGGTTTTGTGCCTGCAGCACCAGGAACAAGAACATCGCGACCTACTAGCGAAGATGCTTGCAGGGCTTGGTTCGAAGTCATGGATGAGTTAAGACTTTCGAACTGATTGTTCATTTTTCCGATGCCATCGACGGTCGCAAATGAAGCCATTTGCGCAATCATCTGGTCATTGCTGACCGGCTTAAATGGGTCCTGCTGAGCAAGCTGTTTAGTCAGTAGCGACAGGAAATCTTCCTGTTTAAGGTCATTTTGACCCGTTACTTTCTCTTCAGGCTTGTTCTTCTCTTGCAGGGCTTTAAGCTGATCAACATAGGACAAGCCGCTCTGACCAAGGTTGTCTATTCCGGCCATGACGTTAACCTCCTATCCTTATTGACCCATCTGCAGCGTACGCAGCAGCATTTGTTTACTTGCGTCTGCTAATTGCACGTTCGTTTGGTACGAGCGAGAAGCAGAAATCATGTTTGCCATTTCTTCCATCACATTAACGTTAGACTTGAAGATATAACCTTCGTCGTTAGCCAATGGATGTTCAGGGTTATACTCAGACTCAAGCGGTTTATTGCTTTCAATCACACCCATCACTTTTACAGGAACATTGTGGTCACGGTTGTACTTGGCTTTACTCAACTCAGCACCAAACACGGCATGACGCGCCTTGTATG
This portion of the Vibrio sp. SCSIO 43136 genome encodes:
- the flgD gene encoding flagellar hook assembly protein FlgD codes for the protein MAGIDNLGQSGLSYVDQLKALQEKNKPEEKVTGQNDLKQEDFLSLLTKQLAQQDPFKPVSNDQMIAQMASFATVDGIGKMNNQFESLNSSMTSNQALQASSLVGRDVLVPGAAGTKPADGGMSAMVKLPQALDNLFVRITNEQGQLVRTLDVGAKPAGDSKVTWDGLDENGNALPAGKYSVKANGLLDGEQREFETSTYANVNSVLLGNGDGNVLLNLAGFESPVRLAEVLEVGKA
- the flgC gene encoding flagellar basal body rod protein FlgC; translation: MSLFNVFNVTGSAMTAESVRLNTTSSNLANANSIASSADETYKARHAVFGAELSKAKYNRDHNVPVKVMGVIESNKPLESEYNPEHPLANDEGYIFKSNVNVMEEMANMISASRSYQTNVQLADASKQMLLRTLQMGQ